TGATCCGGATTTACCTTTTTTAGGTGTACATCTGACACGTATGATTGATGGTTCTGTGACGGTTGGACCCAATGCGGTTCAGGGCTGGAAGCGAGAGGGCTATGGACGGATTAACTTCAGCATCAGAGATGTAGCTGACATGCTGTGCTTCAGCGGATTTTGGCGGGTGCTTAAGAAGCATTTCAGAACAGGTTTAACTGAAACTAAAAACTCATTATGGAAGCCGGGTTATCTGAAGCTGGTGCAGAAATACTGCCCGCAAATCAGCGTGGATGATTTACGTCCTTATCCGGCGGGAATCCGCGCTCAGGCCGTTATGTCGAATGGTGAGCTGGTGCATGATTTTCTATTTGCAGATAGTCCGCGCAGTTTGCATGTGTGTAATGCGCCATCGCCGGCGGCAACTTCAGCGATTCCGATTGGCGACTATATCTGTGAGCAGGTGCTGGTTCGCCAGGCTGGAATTGATAAAGAAAGAATGTGAGCTTAGTGACGGGGATAAATTTTAGACACAAAGAGTTGTAATAAAGTGTGAGCTAAGAATGCAGGGTGAATTTTACTCTTTTGTCGCAACGGGTTATGTTTGAAGAAGGCTACAATGAGAGTATCTGAATAATTGACCAGGGTGGTGCGATGCTTAGATTGAGTGGAACGCGATTACTTATGTTATTAGGTTGTCTGGGGCTGTTTGTTTCGGCAACAATTACACACGCAGGTGAGATAGACGGTAAGTCTTTTAAAGACTGGGTGGGGCAATGTGAAGTTGCACCGGATGGCAGAGAGTTTTGTTACATACTGCAAAGGCTACAGCGAAAAGATAGCGATGGCACTTTGATGATCACTCAGGTTGGTTATCATTTGGACACTAAAGAAGCGTTGGTTATATTTCATTTACCGCCGATGTTAGATCAGCAAGAAATGCTGTTATTTAAAACCGATGATAACGATGCGAAAAGTATTAGTTACAGTTGTAATGAACAGCGATGTCGTGGGGATTTTATTCTTGATAAGGGCTCGTTGGCTGAGCTTAAAAAGGGGCGTCAGGGGTTAGTTGCTTTTGTGCATATGGAAAATGGTAAGCAGGTGTTGTTACCACTATCGCTGATGGGATTTACCGCAGGCTTTAAGTCTTTGCGTTAAGATTATTCTTCTACCCAGATAACCCGTAATGGTTCACCAAAATCATCGTAAATAACTTTCTTACGGTTGCGTGGGCGGTGTAAGGCAACTGGGCTCTGTTTTTGAGTACGGCGTGCATCCATAGTTGCCATTACATTTGTCAGAGGCGTTCGTTCCTGGCGAGGTTCCGTAAAATTAAAGTTACGGGTGTTGTAAGCACCGTCTACCAGACCGGATGCACCGCTGTTAACTTCACTCACCACTCCACCCTGACTCAGGTATGCTTGGGTATGCTGCGTTAATTGTGCGCGGATCTCAGATTTTGTGGGTCGTTTCATAACAGTCTCACAGCGTAAACTTTTTCAGAAGGCTCAACATAACTGGCTAATTATGCACCAGCAATGGCTGTAACTGCAAAGATCTGTTACCCGGATTGGGTCTGAAAAGCAGTTCTTTGGTCGGATGGGATTGTTGTGAGGGTAGGTTACTGCTTGTTTTTGTTCGTTATCTGCTCAGAATTTTGTGTTTACTCTTCGATAAAAGATATTCTGCTTATTTTGAAGATACAGGGCTAAATGTAGCGTAAAGTACGCTTTCTTTCGGGCTGTTCAGGCCTACTGAGTATCAGAATTCGCTATCAGATTAGTCATTGAAGCAGTTGCTGGGGGTGTTTGGTTTGGAGTATCAGCTGCGACGCAGTAAACGGCGTAAAACAGTGGAAATACAGGTGCGGCCAGAAGGGGTGCGTGTGCTAGCGCCTGAAAGTGTCAGTCAGCGCTGGATTGATGAGTTTGTTGCTTCCCGGCGTGTTTGGATAGAAACCCGATACGCAGAGTTGCGGCGTCAGTTGCAGCTGATTGAAACGCGTCAGGCAGAACTTACCGATGCGAGTCAGGTTTTGTACCGCGGTGTTGAATATCCCTTACAGATTCAGGCTGATGCAGATCAAAGCCAGGTGGGTTTTTCTGATGAATGTATTAGTGTTGCTATTTCCCGACGAGTGCGTAAATCAAAACAGGATGCCTGCAGACAGTTGCTTGAAGGTTGGCTGAGACAGCAGGCTGAAGCTGTATTCGCTGAAAGGGTCGGTGAATGGTCCTCACGTATGGCACTTTTTCCAGCATCAATCAAGGTAAAAAGCTTTCGACGAAAGTGGGGTTGTTGCGATTCAAGGGCTGAAGTACGGTTTAAC
The DNA window shown above is from Aliamphritea ceti and carries:
- a CDS encoding M48 family metallopeptidase; amino-acid sequence: MKQLLGVFGLEYQLRRSKRRKTVEIQVRPEGVRVLAPESVSQRWIDEFVASRRVWIETRYAELRRQLQLIETRQAELTDASQVLYRGVEYPLQIQADADQSQVGFSDECISVAISRRVRKSKQDACRQLLEGWLRQQAEAVFAERVGEWSSRMALFPASIKVKSFRRKWGCCDSRAEVRFNWLLIMAPDDVLNYVVIHELAHLQHMNHSAAFWSLVSRYCPGYKRQQNWLKQQGATLVLP
- a CDS encoding invasion associated locus B family protein — encoded protein: MLRLSGTRLLMLLGCLGLFVSATITHAGEIDGKSFKDWVGQCEVAPDGREFCYILQRLQRKDSDGTLMITQVGYHLDTKEALVIFHLPPMLDQQEMLLFKTDDNDAKSISYSCNEQRCRGDFILDKGSLAELKKGRQGLVAFVHMENGKQVLLPLSLMGFTAGFKSLR